From Manihot esculenta cultivar AM560-2 chromosome 18, M.esculenta_v8, whole genome shotgun sequence:
NNNNNNNNNNNNNNNNNNNNNNNNNNNNNNNNNNNNNNNNNNNNNNNNNNNNNNNNNNNNNNNNNNNNNNNNNNNNNNNNNNNNNNNNNNNNNNNNNNNNNNNNNNNNNNNNNNNNNNNNNNNNNNNNNNNNNNNNNNNNNNNNNNNNNNNNNNNNNNNNNNNNNNNNNNNNNNNNNNNNNNNNNNNNNNNNNNNNNNNNNNNNNNNNNNNNNNNNNNNNNNNNNNNNNNNNNNNNNNNNNNNNNNNNNNNNNNNNNNNNNNNNNNNNNNNNNNNNNNNNNNNNNNNNNNNNNNNNNNNNNNNNNNNNNNNNNNNNNNNNNNNNNNNNNNNNNNNNNNNNNNNNNNNNNNNNNNNNNNNNNNNNNNNNNNNNNNNNNNNNNNNNNNNNNNNNNNNNNNNNNNNNNNNNNNNNNNNNNNNNNNNNNNNNNNNNNNNNNNNNNNNNNNNNNNNNNNNNNNNNNNNNNNNNNNNNNNNNNNNNNNNNNNNNNNNNNNNNNNNNNNNNNNNNNNNNNNNNNNNNNNNNNNNNNNNNNNNNNNNNNNNNNNNNNNNNNNNNNNNNNNNNNNNNNNNNNNNNNNNNNNNNNNNNNNNNNNNNNNNNNNNNNNNNNNNNNNNNNNNNNNNNNNNNNNNNNNNNNNNNNNNNNNNNNNNNNNNNNNNNNNNNNNNNNNNNNNNNNNNNNNNNNNNNNNNNNNNNNNNNNNNNNNNNNNNNNNNNNNNNNNNNNNNNNNNNNNNNNNNNNNNNNNNNNNNNNNNNNNNNNNNNNNNNNNNNNNNNNNNNNNNNNNNNNNNNNNNNNNNNNNNNNNNNNNNNNNNNNNNNNNNNNNNNNNNNNNNNNNNNNNNNNNNNNNNNNNNNNNNNNNNNNNNNNNNNNNNNNNNNNNNNNNNNNNNNNNNNNNNNNNNNNNNNNNNNNNNNNNNNNNNNNNNNNNNNNNNNNNNNNNNNNNNNNNNNNNNNNNNNNNNNNNNNNNNNNNNNNNNNNNNNNNNNNNNNNNNNNNNNNNNNNNNNNNNNNNNNNNNNNNNNNNNNNNNNNNNNNNNNNNNNNNNNNNNNNNNNNNNNNNNNNNNNNNNNNNNNNNNNNNNNNNNNNNNNNNNNNNNNNNNNNNNNNNNNNNNNNNNNNNNNNNNNNNNNNNNNNNNNNNNNNNNNNNNNNNNNNNNNNNNNNNNNNNNNNNNNNNNNNNNNNNNNNNNNNNNNNNNNNNNNNNNNNNNNNNNNNNNNNNNNNNNNNNNNNNNNNNNNNNNNNNNNNNNNNNNNNNNNNNNNNNNNNNNNNNNNNNNNNNNNNNNNNNNNNNNNNNNNNNNNNNNNNNNNNNNNNNNNNNNNNNNNNNNNNNNNNNNNNNNNNNNNNNNNNNNNNNNNNNNNNNNNNNNNNNNNNNNNNNNNNNNNNNNNNNNNNNNNNNNNNNNNNNNNNNNNNNNNNNNNNNNNNNNNNNNNNNNNNNNNNNNNNNNNNNNNNNNNNNNNNNNNNNNNNNNNNNNNNNNNNNNNNNNNNNNNNNNNNNNNNNNNNNNNNNNNNNNNNNNNNNNNNNNNNNNNNNNNNNNNNNNNNNNNNNNNNNNNNNNNNNNNNNNNNNNNNNNNNNNNNNNNNNNNNNNNNNNNNNNNNNNNNNNNNNNNNNNNNNNNNNNNNNNNNNNNNNNNNNNNNNNNNNNNNNNNNNNNNNNNNNNNNNNNNNNNNNNNNNNNNNNNNNNNNNNNNNNNNNNNNNNNNNNNNNNNNNNNNNNNNNNNNNNNNNNNNNNNNNNNNNNNNNNNNNNNNNNNNNNNNNNNNNNNNNNNNNNNNNNNNNNNNNNNNNNNNNNNNNNNNNNNNNNNNNNNNNNNNNNNNNNNNNNNNNNNNNNNNNNNNNNNNNNNNNNNNNNNNNNNNNNNNNNNNNNNNNNNNNNNNNNNNNNNNNNNNNNNNNNNNNNNNNNNNNNNNNNNNNNNNNNNNNNNNNNNNNNNNNNNNNNNNNNNNNNNNNNNNNNNNNNNNNNNNNNNNNNNNNNNNNNNNNNNNNNNNNNNNNNNNNNNNNNNNNNNNNNNNNNNNNNNNNNNNNNNNNNNNNNNNNNNNNNNNNNNNNNNNNNNNNNNNNNNNNNNNNNNNNNNNNNNNNNNNNNNNNNNNNNNNNNNNNNNNNNNNNNNNNNNNNNNNNNNNNNNNNNNNNNNNNNNNNNNNNNNNNNNNNNNNNNNNNNNNNNNNNNNNNNNNNNNNNNNNNNNNNNNNNNNNNNNNNNNNNNNNNNNNNNNNNNNNNNNNNNNNNNNNNNNNNNNNNNNNNNNNNNNNNNNNNNNNNNNNNNNNNNNNNNNNNNNNNNNNNNNNNNNNNNNNNNNNNNNNNNNNNNNNNNNNNNNNNNNNNNNNNNNNNNNNNNNNNNNNNNNNNNNNNNNNNNNNNNNNNNNNNNNNNNNNNNNNNNNNNNNNNNNNNNNNNNNNNNNNNNNNNNNNNNNNNNNNNNNNNNNNNNNNNNNNNNNNNNNNNNNNNNNNNNNNNNNNNNNNNNNNNNNNNNNNNNNNNNNNNNNNNNNNNNNNNNNNNNNNNNNNNNNNNNNNNNNNNNNNNNNNNNNNNNNNNNNNNNNNNNNNNNNNNNNNNNNNNNNNNNNNNNNNNNNNNNNNNNNNNNNNNNNNNNNNNNNNNNNNNNNNNNNNNNNNNNNNNNNNNNNNNNNNNNNNNNNNNNNNNNNNNNNNNNNNNNNNNNNNNNNNNNNNNNNNNNNNNNNNNNNNNNNNNNNNNNNNNNNNNNNNNNNNNNNNNNNNNNNNNNNNNNNNNNNNNNNNNNNNNNNNNNNNNNNNNNNNNNNNNNNNNNNNNNNNNNNNNNNNNNNNNNNNNNNNNNNNNNNNNNNNNNNNNNNNNNNNNNNNNNNNNNNNNNNNNNNNNNNNNNNNNNNNNNNNNNNNNNNNNNNNNNNNNNNNNNNNNNNNNNNNNNNNNNNNNNNNNNNNNNNNNNNNNNNNNNNNNNNNNNNNNNNNNNNNNNNNNNNNNNNNNNNNNNNNNNNNNNNNNNNNNNNNNNNNNNNNNNNNNNNNNNNNNNNNNNNNNNNNNNNNNNNNNNNNNNNNNNNNNNNNNNNNNNNNNNNNNNNNNNNNNNNNNNNNNNNNNNNNNNNNNNNNNNNNNNNNNNNNNNNNNNNNNNNNNNNNNNNNNNNNNNNNNNNNNNNNNNNNNNNNNNNNNNNNNNNNNNNNNNNNNNNNNNNNNNNNNNNNNNNNNNNNNNNNNNNNNNNNNNNNNNNNNNNNNNNNNNNNNNNNNNNNNNNNNNNNNNNNNNNNNNNNNNNNNNNNNNNNNNNNNNNNNNNNNNNNNNNNNNNNNNNNNNNNNNNNNNNNNNNNNNNNNNNNNNNNNNNNNNNNNNNNNNNNNNNNNNNNNNNNNNNNNNNNNNNNNNNNNNNNNNNNNNNNNNNNNNNNNNNNNNNNNNNNNNNNNNNNNNNNNNNNNNNNNNNNNNNNNNNNNNNNNNNNNNNNNNNNNNNNNNNNNNNNNNNNNNNNNNNNNNNNNNNNNNNNNNNNNNNNNNNNNNNNNNNNNNNNNNNNNNNNNNNNNNNNNNNNNNNNNNNNNNNNNNNNNNNNNNNNNNNNNNNNNNNNNNNNNNNNNNNNNNNNNNNNNNNNNNNNNNNNNNNNNNNNNNNNNNNNNNNNNNNNNNNNNNNNNNNNNNNNNNNNNNNNNNNNNNNNNNNNNNNNNNNNNNNNNNNNNNNNNNNNNNNNNNNNNNNNNNNNNNNNNNNNNNNNNNNNNNNNNNNNNNNNNNNNNNNNNNNNNNNNNNNNNNNNNNNNNNNNNNNNNNNNNNNNNNNNNNNNNNNNNNNNNNNNNNNNNNNNNNNNNNNNNNNNNNNNNNNNNNNNNNNNNNNNNNNNNNNNNNNNNNNNNNNNNNNNNNNNNNNNNNNNNNNNNNNNNNNNNNNNNNNNNNNNNNNNNNNNNNNNNNNNNNNNNNNNNNNNNNNNNNNNNNNNNNNNNNNNNNNNNNNNNNNNNNNNNNNNNNNNNNNNNNNNNNNNNNNNNNNNNNNNNNNNNNNNNNNNNNNNNNNNNNNNNNNNNNNNNNNNNNNNNNNNNNNNNNNNNNNNNNNNNNNNNNNNNNNNNNNNNNNNNNNNNNNNNNNNNNNNNNNNNNNNNNNNNNNNNNNNNNNNNNNNNNNNNNNNNNNNNNNNNNNNNNNNNNNNNNNNNNNNNNNNNNNNNNNNNNNNNNNNNNNNNNNNNNNNNNNNNNNNNNNNNNNNNNNNNNNNNNNNNNNNNNNNNNNNNNNNNNNNNNNNNNNNNNNNNNNNNNNNNNNNNNNNNNNNNNNNNNNNNNNNNNNNNNNNNNNNNNNNNNNNNNNNNNNNNNNNNNNNNNNNNNNNNNNNNNNNNNNNNNNNNNNNNNNNNNNNNNNNNNNNNNNNNNNNNNNNNNNNNNNNNNNNNNNNNNNNNNNNNNNNNNNNNNNNNNNNNNNNNNNNNNNNNNNNNNNNNNNNNNNNNNNNNNNNNNNNNNNNNNNNNNNNNNNNNNNNNNNNNNNNNNNNNNNNNNNNNNNNNNNNNNNNNNNNNNNNNNNNNNNNNNNNNNNNNNNNNNNNNNNNNNNNNNNNNNNNNNNNNNNNNNNNNNNNNNNNNNNNNNNNNNNNNNNNNNNNNNNNNNNNNNNNNNNNNNNNNNNNNNNNNNNNNNNNNNNNNNNNNNNNNNNNNNNNNNNNNNNNNNNNNNNNNNNNNNNNNNNNNNNNNNNNNNNNNNNNNNNNNNNNNNNNNNNNNNNNNNNNNNNNNNNNNNNNNNNNNNNNNNNNNNNNNNNNNNNNNNNNNNNNNNNNNNNNNNNNNNNNNNNNNNNNNNNNNNNNNNNNNNNNNNNNNNNNNNNNNNNNNNNNNNNNNNNNNNNNNNNNNNNNNNNNNNNNNNNNNNNNNNNNNNNNNNNNNNNNNNNNNNNNNNNNNNNNNNNNNNNNNNNNNNNNNNNNNNNNNNNNNNNNNNNNNNNNNNNNNNNNNNNNNNNNNNNNNNNNNNNNNNNNNNNNNNNNNNNNNNNNNNNNNNNNNNNNNNNNNNNNNNNNNNNNNNNNNNNNNNNNNNNNNNNNNNNNNNNNNNNNNNNNNNNNNNNNNNNNNNNNNNNNNNNNNNNNNNNNNNNNNNNNNNNNNNNNNNNNNNNNNNNNNNNNNNNNNNNNNNNNNNNNNNNNNNNNNNNNNNNNNNNNNNNNNNNNNNNNNNNNNNNNNNNNNNNNNNNNNNNNNNNNNNNNNNNNNNNNNNNNNNNNNNNNNNNNNNNNNNNNNNNNNNNNNNNNNNNNNNNNNNNNNNNNNNNNNNNNNNNNNNNNNNNNNNNNNNNNNNNNNNNNNNNNNNNNNNNNNNNNNNNNNNNNNNNNNNNNNNNNNNNNNNNNNNNNNNNNNNNNNNNNNNNNNNNNNNNNNNNNNNNNNNNNNNNNNNNNNNNNNNNNNNNNNNNNNNNNNNNNNNNNNNNNNNNNNNNNNNNNNNNNNNNNNNNNNNNNNNNNNNNNNNNNNNNNNNNNNNNNNNNNNNNNNNNNNNNNNNNNNNNNNNNNNNNNNNNNNNNNNNNNNNNNNNNNNNNNNNNNNNNNNNNNNNNNNNNNNNNNNNNNNNNNNNNNNNNNNNNNNNNNNNNNNNNNNNNNNNNNNNNNNNNNNNNNNNNNNNNNNNNNNNNNNNNNNNNNNNNNNNNNNNNNNNNNNNNNNNNNNNNNNNNNNNNNNNNNNNNNNNNNNNNNNNNNNNNNNNNNNNNNNNNNNNNNNNNNNNNNNNNNNNNNNNNNNNNNNNNNNNNNNNNNNNNNNNNNNNNNNNNNNNNNNNNNNNNNNNNNNNNNNNNNNNNNNNNNNNNNNNNNNNNNNNNNNNNNNNNNNNNNNNNNNNNNNNNNNNNNNNNNNNNNNNNNNNNNNNNNNNNNNNNNNNNNNNNNNNNNNNNNNNNNNNNNNNNNNNNNNNNNNNNNNNNNNNNNNNNNNNNNNNNNNNNNNNNNNNNNNNNNNNNNNNNNNNNNNNNNNNNNNNNNNNNNNNNNNNNNNNNNNNNNNNNNNNNNNNNNNNNNNNNNNNNNNNNNNNNNNNNNNNNNNNNNNNNNNNNNNNNNNNNNNNNNNNNNNNNNNNNNNNNNNNNNNNNNNNNNNNNNNNNNNNNNNNNNNATTATCAGGCACAGTCCCGCGTATACCCATTATGGCTATAGTCGCGGGATCACCGACCTATTAGCCGGCGATATCCCTGATCAAGCAAACGATCACATCATCattggattatcagaaaatgctatatttatctctgtCTTCTTACAGTATTAAAGGAGAACGACCAGAGAGGCAAAGGTACGATGTTCTTTTATACTGTTCAAGTTATGAGCAATTCCTTTCTCTCGCTTTTCTCTTCAGGCTTATTgagttgagcgtcggagtggctgccgtgggcaCCCATCACCTCACGTTCTCATTCTTGCAGGTTTAACCAATAACAGCACAGCTCTATTTTCCGACTGCATCACCAAGCTAGCCCGGGTGCTCGTTGGTCAATAAGCTCaaagttttggaataaaaaatgcACAAGCTCTATCACATCGACATATTGTCGAACCCCGTGAATATGTGCGTCGCCTATTTTGCTTTTCATTTTAGCTCACTTTGTGTCACTGCACGACATATTGAGGCGTTGAAATCTCTTCGGTGAAAAATACATTTTCTCATTAGGTTTTTTTAacgtctttaaattttttttttattgcatgCTAAGggcaattttcaaaatattcaaGGACCGATTATGAATTTAGAAGGTACATGGcactaattttatgaaaatagaatATTCTGTGAAGCGAATAAATCTACCCGTGCTATGATTTAGGATCTACTCAAGCATCATCACTTAAAATCTCTTCAAGAAAGGAAGTCACTGTGAGTATGTGTCACGATTAATCGTTGCTCCGTTTCCTTTTCTTTAAAAGGAAACGTGACGCAGCTCATAAAAAGTGCATGCGATTTCTACTTATgtgaattctattttttttatgcaaTATTTTGGAATATTGCACGGTGCGAGACAAATGAAAATCTACTATTGGCGTTGGAGGGTGCTTGTCATGAACAAGTAAGAAATCGCTATATCAGTATGAAAGGCTTAGACGTAAAGATAAGTTTTGCTGCAAACGAATGAAAAACAAGACAATATCTACTTATAGGTTAGACGTTAGTCGGTATTTCTCTGTTatgctttttattaaaaagcgaCAAAACAATTTCCAATAATAGAACAAAAGTTACAAGTAAATAACTTCCCTCCGTTATAAAATCCGGTAACTTTAGATAATTGCTTAGATATAAAAGCTTTTGCAAACAAGGAGAAATCCATTCTAATTTGCCGCGCATTTTACGAAAGAACTTAGAAAAGAAAAGGCTTCATGAAGATGACGACCCTGGAGACGTATTTTTCCCTGACATCTTTGCTATTATTGTTTGTTTTTGCTGGTAGAGTTCAATCTGCcgtatttgatgtgaaaaattatGGTGGTAAAGCCGATGGCAAGTCAGATATTAGCAAGGTGTGCTGACGattcctaatttttaatttcgccGTGATTTTCTTATACCTCATTTTAACtgaactttcatctcccttttttttttccttttcaggcATTATTGGGCGCATGGAAAGAGGCTTGTTCAGCAAAGGGTTCCAACATAGTTGTAGTACCCAAAGGAACATATTCCATAGGTTTAACTGACTTAAATGGTCCATGCAAGGGAGCCATGGAGCTTCAAGTCCAAGGAACCTTATTGGCACCGATAAACCCTAGCAGTTATGCCAAGAACAGCTGGATTACTTTTGCATACATTGATCAATTCAAATTATCCGGTGGTGGAACCTTCGACGGACAAGGGCAAGTGGCTTGGAAGCAAAATACCTGCGGTCGAAATCCGAAATGCAAGAGACTTCCAGTTGTAAGTTTAATTGAATCGTATATTGTGCATGTATCATACTGCTTTGTAAGATGATTAATAACGTTTCCTTTATGTGCTTCTTGTCCCTTTAAAAACACGCCAGAGCTTGCGGTTTGACTTCATCACCAACAGCGTAGTTCAGGACGTAACATCGCTCGATAGTAAGAATTTCCATGTCAATCTTCTAGGTGGCAAAAACCTTACTTTCGATCGCTTCACGATCACTGCACCAGGAGATAGCGTCAATACAGATGGAATTCATATCGGGCATTCAAACGGGATCaacattattaattcaaatattgcCACCGGCGATGACTGCATCTCCATTGGTGGTGCCAGCGAACAAATAAGGATCACAAACGTACGATGTGGACATGGACATGGCATTAGCGTGGGAAGTTTAGGGAAGACCACTGATGAATTTGTCTCTGGAATTTTCGTAAGGAACTGCACCTTCTATGACACCGACAATGGAGTGAGAATTAAGACATGGCCGGCATTACATGGTGGCATGGCCTCTGATATGCATTTCGAGGATATTATGATGAAAAATGTCCGCAACCCTatcattatagatcaaatgtacTGCCCATGGAATCAGTGCAATCCAAAGGTAACgcgaaaagaaatgaaaatgaaagagtCTCTTAATGCATTGTCCGTGGACAAATCTGCCCGCAACATTAAATTTCTGTAACCCTTTGCCGTTTCTGATGTTTGTTTCAGCTTCCGTCAAAAGTTAAGATCTCCAACGTCACCTTCAAGAATATTAGGGGCTCTTCAGCGATCGCAGTAGCTGTTCGACTTAATTGCAGCAGCAGTTTTCCATGCCAGAAGGTCGAGCTCGCTGACATTAACTTGACGTACGGAGGAAAGGAAGGCCCTGTAAAATCCTTGTGTGCAAATGTTAAACCCACACTTAAGGGAAAATTGACTCCAACCATTTGCTAGTATTGTCAACGCTCAAACCTCGCAGCTCCTAGCCGCGATACATGGATTATCGAGGAGATGAGCATATTTCAAGTTGTAAGTTTTACCAAATAAAACGAGACACTTCAAAGTTTCCTTTTA
This genomic window contains:
- the LOC122722349 gene encoding exopolygalacturonase-like, which codes for MKMTTLETYFSLTSLLLLFVFAGRVQSAVFDVKNYGGKADGKSDISKALLGAWKEACSAKGSNIVVVPKGTYSIGLTDLNGPCKGAMELQVQGTLLAPINPSSYAKNSWITFAYIDQFKLSGGGTFDGQGQVAWKQNTCGRNPKCKRLPVSLRFDFITNSVVQDVTSLDSKNFHVNLLGGKNLTFDRFTITAPGDSVNTDGIHIGHSNGINIINSNIATGDDCISIGGASEQIRITNVRCGHGHGISVGSLGKTTDEFVSGIFVRNCTFYDTDNGVRIKTWPALHGGMASDMHFEDIMMKNVRNPIIIDQMYCPWNQCNPKLPSKVKISNVTFKNIRGSSAIAVAVRLNCSSSFPCQKVELADINLTYGGKEGPVKSLCANVKPTLKGKLTPTIC